A window of the Gossypium hirsutum isolate 1008001.06 chromosome A05, Gossypium_hirsutum_v2.1, whole genome shotgun sequence genome harbors these coding sequences:
- the LOC107958893 gene encoding uncharacterized protein isoform X2, producing MALTLKLAQLQSKATRASQLVSKHAPLYYKQLLEQNKHYIQDPPTVEKCNLLSKQLFYTRLASMPSRYEAFQKEMDYVKLMWKKRNEWKIEDAGIATLFGLECFAWYCTGEIVGRGFTFTGYYI from the exons ATGGCGTTGACATTGAAGTTGGCTCAGTTGCAGTCCAAGGCAACTCGAGCATCCCAGTTGGTATCAAAGCACGCTCCTCTGTACTACAAGCAGCTACTTGAGCAGAATAAACACTACATTCAGGACCCACCCACTGTTGAGAAATGTAACCTTTTATCAAAGCAATTATTTTACACTCGTCTAGCCAG CATGCCTAGCCGATACGAGGCATTCCAGAAGGAGATGGATTATGTGAAGCTAATGTGGAAGAAAAGGAATGAATGGAAGATTGAAGATGCAGGAATTGCTACACTGTTCGGGTTAGAATGTTTTGCTTGGTATTGTACAGGAGAGATTGTTGGTCGAGGTTTCACCTTCACCGGCTATTACATCTAA
- the LOC107958891 gene encoding far upstream element-binding protein 1: MADEGQYSSGPDSGSHKRKYDDQGPPSSVGRRSTGFSSPDSAPPPSYDSVPPPLDGIEMAKQRAQEIAARLTAASAGSEAKRPRVENGSGGGFDNEKGFMSAPSDIKHMSSSAPSAIPVSYGSYHGTSKKIDIPQNRVGVIIGKAGETIKYLQLQSGAKIQVQRDMDADPNSVTRPVELMGTAEQIAKAEQLINDVLAEAEAGGSGIVSRRLTGHAGSEHFEMKIPNNKVGLVIGKGGETIKNMQARTGARIQVIPLHLPPGDTSTERTLHIDGTSEQIKTARELVDEVISENRMRNPAMAGGYQQQGYQARPPANWGQGAPQMQQPGYGYMQPGAYPGPSPQYNMSQPPYGGYPSQPSSGGYASGWDQSAIPPNQQSSSAGGYDYYNQQPSSQQQQTPGGSAAPTDNSGYHYSQPPASGYMQPGQGYAQDGYGGYHAPPQSGYGQPASYEQEGYGSAQSYGSATNPTQEGHTPSYGGQGDAGQAPTSTQPSAVGQQGYNTSQVPSPNPGSYPPQGSTQPSYSQSGYGSQPPAQSGYGPGYGPPQGQKPLVNHPAYGQTQQSPTTPGSYGQAGYQSQPPSSGYGQAESGLQRPQSSAYGGAAAAQPGYGAPPYAAQYNASYSSYSQPPAYPSDSNASGGTRGTYEAAPAAQTGQQGGAGNASPRT, encoded by the exons ATGGCAGACGAAGGACAATACTCTTCAGGCCCCGACTCAGGTAGCCACAAGCGCAAATACGATGACCAGGGGCCGCCGTCTTCCGTTGGCCGGAGGTCCACAGGGTTCTCGTCTCCAGATTCCGCTCCTCCTCCTTCCTATGACAGCGTCCCGCCACCGCTTGACGGCATCGAGATGGCCAAGCAGCGAGCTCAGGAGATTGCTGCTCGCCTTACGGCGGCCTCCGCTGGCTCTGAAGCCAAGCGCCCTCGTGTCGAGAACGGTTCTGGCGGTGGTTTTGATAACGAGAAGGGATTTATGTCCGCTCCTTCTG ATATAAAGCATATGTCAAGCTCTGCTCCTTCGGCAATACCTGTTTCATATGGTAGCTACCATGGTACTAGCAAAAAGATTGACATTCCACAAAATAGGGTTGGTGTTATAATTGGCAAAGCTGGAGAAACCATTAAATATCTTCAACTGCAATCTGGCGCAAAGATTCAGGTCCAGCGAGATATGGATGCAGATCCTAATTCCGTGACTAGGCCTGTGGAGCTCATGGGTACTGCTGAACAAATAGCTAAGGCTGAGCAGTTGATAAATGATGTTCTGGCGGAG GCTGAAGCAGGAGGTTCTGGCATAGTTTCTCGAAGATTGACAGGACATGCTGGAAGTGAGCACTTTGAAATGAAGATACCAAATAACAAG GTTGGCCTGGTGATTGGTAAAGGTGGtgaaacaattaaaaatatgcaaGCTAGAACTGGAGCTCGTATTCAG GTGATCCCGTTGCACTTGCCCCCGGGTGATACATCTACAGAAAGGACATTACACATAGATGGGACTAGTGAACAGATTAAAACTGCTAGAGAATTGGTTGATGAGGTCATAAGTGAG AATCGTATGAGAAATCCAGCAATGGCTGGAGGTTATCAACAGCAAGGATATCAAGCACGACCACCTGCAAACTGGGGCCAAGGGGCTCCTCAAATGCAGCAACCTGGCTATGGTTATATGCAACCTGGAGCTTATCCTGGCCCTTCACCACAGTATAACATGTCTCAGCCACCTTATGGGGGCTATCCTTCCCAACCTTCATCTGGTGGATATGCCTCTGGTTGGGACCAGTCAGCTATACCACCAAACCAGCAAAGTTCTTCTGCAGGTGGTTATGATTACTATAATCAACAGCCTTCTTCACAGCAGCAGCAAACGCCTGGTGGTTCAGCAGCTCCAACTGATAATAGTGGTTACCATTACAGTCAGCCACCAGCTTCTGGCTACATGCAACCAGGACAAGGTTATGCTCAGGATGGCTATGGTGGATACCATGCACCTCCACAATCAGGTTATGGACAACCAGCATCATATGAACAAGAAGGTTATGGCTCGGCACAAAGCTATGGCAGTGCAACGAACCCTACTCAAGAGGGTCACACTCCCTCCTATGGTGGTCAAGGAGATGCTGGTCAAGCACCTACTTCTACCCAACCTTCTGCGGTGGGTCAGCAAGGGTACAATACAAGTCAGGTGCCTAGCCCAAATCCTGGCAGTTATCCACCTCAAGGAAGTACTCAACCTAGTTACAGTCAGAGTGGCTATGGGAGTCAACCACCAGCTCAGTCGGGCTATGGACCTGGGTATGGACCACCACAAGGGCAGAAACCACTGGTCAATCACCCTGCCTATGGGCAGACACAGCAGTCTCCTACCACCCCAGGAAGCTATGGCCAGGCAGGATATCAATCACAGCCTCCATCTTCTGGCTATGGACAAGCAGAATCAGGTTTGCAACGGCCTCAATCATCTGCTTATGGTGGTGCTGCAGCTGCGCAGCCGGGATATGGTGCCCCACCCTATGCAGCACAATATAACGCCTCTTATAGCAGTTATTCACAGCCTCCAGCATATCCTTCTGACAGCAATGCAAGTGGGGGCACTCGTGGGACTTATGAGGCAGCGCCAGCTGCTCAAACCGGGCAGCAAGGTGGAGCTGGAAATGCATCACCGCGAACTTGA
- the LOC107958893 gene encoding uncharacterized protein isoform X1: MNVQASKTHQEGIYINRLMALTLKLAQLQSKATRASQLVSKHAPLYYKQLLEQNKHYIQDPPTVEKCNLLSKQLFYTRLASMPSRYEAFQKEMDYVKLMWKKRNEWKIEDAGIATLFGLECFAWYCTGEIVGRGFTFTGYYI, encoded by the exons ATGAATGTTCAAGCTAGTAAAACTCACCAGGAAGGAATTTATATTAATAGG CTAATGGCGTTGACATTGAAGTTGGCTCAGTTGCAGTCCAAGGCAACTCGAGCATCCCAGTTGGTATCAAAGCACGCTCCTCTGTACTACAAGCAGCTACTTGAGCAGAATAAACACTACATTCAGGACCCACCCACTGTTGAGAAATGTAACCTTTTATCAAAGCAATTATTTTACACTCGTCTAGCCAG CATGCCTAGCCGATACGAGGCATTCCAGAAGGAGATGGATTATGTGAAGCTAATGTGGAAGAAAAGGAATGAATGGAAGATTGAAGATGCAGGAATTGCTACACTGTTCGGGTTAGAATGTTTTGCTTGGTATTGTACAGGAGAGATTGTTGGTCGAGGTTTCACCTTCACCGGCTATTACATCTAA
- the LOC107958892 gene encoding ferrochelatase-2, chloroplastic yields SLFIFISSFTFYFLRFLVFISGFIFYFPPKRRGHDNCPDTNLVKKQTIFSNFSLCGIDPTPYTALICKLGVGLYWWNRQPSLISILLAPKTKQRYAAIGGGSPLRRITEEQADALRTALEAKNLHANVYVGMRYWYPFMEEAIQQIKRDRIMKLVVLPLFPQFSITTTGSSIRVLQRIFMDNAYLSRLPVSIIRFWYRRQGYIRSIADSIVTQLSKFEKPEEVLIFFSAHGVPVSYVENAGDPYKNQIEECIYLIMRELKARGARNDHTLAYQSRVGPVQWPKPYTNEVLVELGWKGVKSLLAVPISYVSEHIETLEEIDMGYKDLALKSGIKNWGRVPALGCTSSFITDLADAVVEALPSAKALSILRETAKESDCR; encoded by the exons tcgttatttatttttatttcatcttttactttttactttttacgttttcttgtgtttatttcaggtttcatattttatttccccCCCAAACGTCGcgggcacgacaactgcccagACACTAATCTGGTCAAGAAACAAACAATTTTCAGTAATTTCAGTCTCtgtgggatcgaccctactccctatactgctttaATTTGCAAACTaggtgtaggtttatattggtggaatcgacAGCCATCATTAATATCTATTCTTCTTGCTCCCAAAACCAAACAACGGTATGCTGCCATTGGTGGTGGCTCACCTTTGCGTAGAATAACTGAAGAACAG GCAGATGCTCTTAGAACGGCTTTGGAAGCTAAGAATTTACATGCCAATGTATATGTGGGAATGCGATATTGGTACCCTTTCATGGAAGAGGCAATTCAGCAG ATTAAGCGAGACAGGATAATGAAGCTTGTTGTACTGCCATTGTTTCCTCAGTTCTCAATCACAACAACTGGGTCAAGCATACGAGTTTTGCAGCGAATATTCAT GGACAATGCATATTTATCAAGATTACCTGTTTCGATCATCCGCTTTTGGTACCGGCGACAGGGTTATATTAGGTCTATAGCTGATTCAATTGTGACACAGTTGAGCAAATTTGAAAAGCCTGAAGAGGTCCTTATATTCTTTAGTGCCCATGGTGTGCCCGTTAGCTACGTTGAGAATGCTGGAGATCCGTACAAGAATCAAATCGAGGAGTGCATATACTTAATTATGCGAGAGCTGAAAGCTAGAGGAGCCAGAAACGATCATACTCTTGCATATCAG AGTCGAGTTGGTCCGGTGCAATGGCCGAAGCCCTACACTAATGAAGTTCTCGTTGAGCTTGGCTGGAAAGGTGTGAAGAGTCTTCTAGCTGTTCCGATAAG CTATGTAAGTGAGCACATAGAGACTCTTGAAGAGATAGACATGGGATACAAGGACTTAGCTCTTAAATCCGGTATAAAGAATTGGGGTCGGGTGCCTGCTCTAGGTTGCACCTCTTCATTCATCACAGATCTAGCTGATGCTGTGGTTGAAGCTCTACCATCTGCAAAAGCCCTATCAATCTTAAGGGAAACTGCCAAAGAATCCGACTGCCGTTGA